A stretch of DNA from Arachis hypogaea cultivar Tifrunner chromosome 19, arahy.Tifrunner.gnm2.J5K5, whole genome shotgun sequence:
AagcttttgggaagatgtttattatcctagTTCAAAAGATTTGAGTTTACTAAAGACACATCTTTACTATAAATGTAGAGTCAGCCTATTCGTTTTTTCAAACGTGGagttaggggtgttcgcggtgcgatttggttcggtttttgagtaaaaagtcatccgatccgatcgtctaattaaactgcggttcagtttggttcgatttttttatcaaaaccatccgaaccaaaccaaaccaattaaaattggtttgatttggtttggtttattcggttttttcaatcaattaaaaaaaatactactatACTACTTCACAAAGTCGTAACATGATATATTTagaatcatttatttttttggaaGGAAGAAATCACTTTTAGACGAATTACCAAACATAATCAGTATACATCAAAATCAATTCTACAAAAGTTATAATGCAAACAAAGCTTTCCTCTATAATAGGGCCTATTCTAAAAGTACCCATGACCTCTTCTTTAGACACCAATGTAAGAAGTGGAATGAGTGCAAAAGGAATTTGAATTGACTGAACCACATTGAGCCATTCATTCATAGTATCCAATGAACTCTTTGATGTATTAAAAACTATAGCAGCTATCATTGTTGGAACAATAGCACCACTTCTAGTAATCAATGACCTCAACCATTTCTTTATATTTAGCTTCAAAAACCCTTCAGTTATGAATTGTCCTGCATATGTTCCTGTAATTGTGCTACTTTGTCCTGCTGCTAACAAACCAATTCTTCGTATATATAGAATTGGAAACAAAAGTAATAAATCATACTAAATcagttcaaaattaattttttattttttcaaaataactaataataataataaaccagaAGCAGTTGCAGATCAAGTTTTTGGATATTATCAGATAACAACAAACAAAACAACAATTTCAGTATGaacagcaaacagaacagcaattTCAGTAATTCAGTATGAACAACCCAGAAGCAGTTTTAGTAATTCAGTATGAACAGCAATTTCAGTATGAACAACCTAGCAAATGTACATATTGAAACTAAATCGGAGTAAAATACTGTTACAATAGAATATCAAATGaccaaacaaaaaaatcaatatgTCAAccaaaaaatgatataaaatttgataaatacCCTCCAGATGCTGCTGCAGATACAAAAATAGGTTCCACAGGGCTGCACTTTATGTACAATACACTGCAAAACCACATGTATTAGAGAGAGCATAAAAGCAATTCACATACCAAGCGGTCAGATTTACATTCCCAGTCAAGAGACAATTTCTGTGCCACAATATGTGGTTGCATTTCTAGATACCGGAGTTGATGAATCATGtccatattatttattaaaatactctATGGCAAATGGGTACAATTAAAACTGAAATTATCAAGACTGCTCCATTTTCTCGAGTAATAATCTTGATATGTTTGTCTTCAAGCTTACCTAACAATTCCATCTAGAGAAGCACTAGCAATATTGTTCCCGGAAGCAGAGAAGCAACATCTGCTGATTGGACTAGTGTGCCTCAAGAACGCCTCCTAAAAACACCACAATCAGAACCTAGAACCCTAACAATCAGAAATAATACACATTCAAAAGCTAAAATCCCCAAATACAATAAAAAGCATAAACAAATACAACAATTAACAACAAATAAATGAACAATCAACAACAATCAGCAACAAATACATAATACATAGAATagaaattattcaaattaatacCTTACCTGGAGGCTCTATTTCTGGTGTTCGGCGCTGGGAGGGGCTGAAAGGGGCTGGTCCGGCACTGCTGGGTGGCTGGTTCGGTGCTGCTGAGAGGGGCTGCGTTCGACGGGTCGCGCTATTGGGAGGAGCTGAATGTCGTTGATGGGTTCGCCGGTTCGCGCTGCTGGGAGGGGTTAGGAGGCGCTGCTGGGAGGGGCTGCGAGGCGCTGGTTCGGCGGGACTGGGAGGGGCTGGTTCGGCTGGACTGGAAGAGGCTGTAAGGCGCTGGGAGGCAGGGCTGGGAGGCGGGGCTGAGAGGGGCTGGGAAGGGTTGGGGTAATGTGGCTTCTTCGAGAGAGTGGCTGCGCTAGGTTAGGGGTTAGGGACGTTAGGTTATCTGATGGGGGTGGGGTGGGATAATGGTCTAAATGTCTAATGGTTTTTAAGttgaccggttcggttcggttcgattaAGGTTTTCAGTATCAAAACCGAAAATCGAACCGAACCGCATAAAAAACAGCAAAATATGATTTTATCGGTTTTTTTGATTTTTGGTTTATTCGGTTTTCAATTTTTTCGGTTCGGTTAATCGGTTTTGTTCGgtccggatcggttttgaacacccctatgtGGAGTCATAGAGTCCGTCTTTGTGGAGTGAGTCTATCCACGTTTAGAAATGTGGAGTAACTATGCAGTTTTAACCCTTTTACGCTTCCAAATTTTCTATATATATCCCCATATATCAGATTTTCAATATgcaaactaaaatttctcaaatcTATCTAAAAGTTTGTTTtggattgaaaattttaaatctaaaacatgaattttaatattatattcaaattcttttgtttttttattattattatgtatagcCATGTGTAATCCAAAAGTCCTTCCTTGTGATGAGAAGGACAAAAACACATTAACAATGTTCAAATATGGAGTTATTGATTCCTCCGGAGTACTTTTTCTATGgtccattgaaaaaaaaatattattgccaATAGAGAGGAGTCTATTGTGACAACCCTACTGGCAAAGTCACGGGGCTCAGTCTTACTTGTCCTCTATCAAATTTATCCTGTTTATGGTAATGATGTTAACAAACTGCATTGCCTAACAGGTGAGCTCAACATCTCTTCTTTGTTTGAGCTTCAATTTCTAAGTTTTTTGGAGTTGGGCAACAATGACTTTAGCATCATCTATTATCATAGTCAGGGTAGAAACTCTTCCAACAACCTCCACCGCCTTGATTTGTCAGATAATGGCAATCTTAAAGCTGATCATATGCTTCATTGGATTTCTAATCTTTCCTCTCTGTAGTATCTGGACCTCACTGGCATTAATCTTCAAGAGGAAACTAATTGGCTTCAGTTAGTTACATTGCTTCCTTCTCTTTCAGAGTTATATTTGGAGTATTGCGGACTTCGAAAAATTTATCCATCCCTGCAATATGCCAATTTTACTGCACTTGACGTCCTTGATCTTTCCAACAATGATTTTGTTCCAGCTAAGTTACCAAACTGGATTTTCAATTTCAGTTATGGTATATCAGCTATTTTCCTCTCAAAAAATTCATTGCAAGGCCAACTTCCTCAAACATTTCCACACTTTCAAAGACTTGATTCCTTGTTTTTGGATGACAACAATCTTAATGGATCCATTCTAAAATGGGTGGGTCAACTTGAGAAACTAAAAAACCTGTATCTTCCTAGAAATTCATTTTCAGGTTCTTTTCCTACAGGTTTAAAAAATTTGtcatcttttacttgtttatcacttgaATCAAGTTCTTTTActggaaatatttttgaaaaattttcacccCTTTTTCTACCTAGAATATTTAGGTTTTGGCTCACAAACATTATTGTTCAACTTTGATCCTCAATGGATTCCTCCTTTTCAACTCCAAACTTTGATCTTAGATGCTGTGAGGCTGAAACTTCCTTCATTTATATATAGATAGGACTCGCTGCCACTTTTAAACATTTTGAACTCAAGAATCCTACTAGAACCAAGTGAAAAGTTTTGGAAATTTATTTCTAATCAATTTGAATATCTTGTTTTGCAAAATAGTTCAACCAATGACAGTATTTCGAATGTGTTATTTCATTCTAAAGTATTCATAATAAGTAGCAATAATTTCAGAGGTAATGTGTCTCGAATATCCCCAAATGTCAATCTTTTGGATTTATCCTACAACTCTTTGTCTGGATCTATTTCTCATTTCTTATGTtgcaagacaaaagaaaaaaataatttgaaatatttGGATCTCTCTCATAATCTATTATAAGTAGAGATTCCAAATTGTTGGA
This window harbors:
- the LOC112779434 gene encoding uncharacterized protein, which codes for MQFVNIITINRINLIEDNAATLSKKPHYPNPSQPLSAPPPSPASQRLTASSSPAEPAPPSPAEPAPRSPSQQRLLTPPSSANRRTHQRHSAPPNSATRRTQPLSAAPNQPPSSAGPAPFSPSQRRTPEIEPPGKEAFLRHTSPISRCCFSASGNNIASASLDGIVSVLYIKCSPVEPIFVSAAASGGIGLLAAGQSSTITGTYAGQFITEGFLKLNIKKWLRSLITRSGAIVPTMIAAIVFNTSKSSLDTMNEWLNVVQSIQIPFALIPLLTLVSKEEVMGTFRIGPIIEESFVCIITFVELILMYTDYVW